Proteins encoded in a region of the Corynebacterium breve genome:
- a CDS encoding phosphatidylinositol mannoside acyltransferase: MAFPSSLKEGAVAAGYLAGWKIVGKLPENFAKALFDFGADKASHDGTGMEMLRRNLSRVVGPENVTRELVKSSMRSYARYWREAFRLPRLAGDPRIIAQLADHLVGREHLEASLDSGRGVILALPHSGNWDMAGMWLNENYGQFTTVAERVKPEVLFQAFVNFRESLGFEVLPLTGGTRPPFERLKEVLADGGIVCLLGERDLTDRGVPVEFFGESTTMPAGPAKLAMETGAALHVVHCWFTEEDGKQGWGMSVSDSLEVTSLQETTQRIADGFATNIAMHPEDWHMLQPQWIVDKRSRKTKDKKG; this comes from the coding sequence ATGGCTTTCCCCAGCTCTCTAAAGGAAGGCGCTGTCGCGGCTGGCTACTTAGCCGGGTGGAAAATCGTCGGCAAGCTCCCTGAAAATTTTGCCAAGGCACTTTTTGATTTTGGCGCAGACAAAGCTTCGCACGACGGCACCGGCATGGAGATGCTTCGCCGCAACCTTAGTCGCGTCGTGGGCCCTGAAAACGTCACGCGAGAACTGGTGAAGTCGTCGATGCGCTCCTACGCAAGATATTGGCGTGAAGCCTTTCGCCTGCCACGGCTGGCTGGAGACCCCCGAATCATCGCTCAGCTGGCCGACCACTTGGTGGGGCGCGAGCACCTTGAGGCGTCTCTGGATTCAGGTCGTGGTGTCATTCTGGCGTTGCCTCATAGCGGCAACTGGGATATGGCGGGAATGTGGCTCAACGAGAATTATGGGCAATTCACTACGGTCGCAGAGCGCGTCAAACCTGAAGTGCTATTCCAAGCTTTTGTGAACTTTCGCGAATCGCTAGGTTTCGAAGTTCTTCCATTGACTGGAGGAACTAGGCCACCTTTTGAAAGGTTGAAAGAGGTCTTGGCCGACGGAGGAATCGTGTGTCTTCTCGGCGAGCGCGACCTCACCGATAGAGGCGTGCCTGTCGAGTTCTTCGGTGAATCTACGACGATGCCAGCTGGACCGGCGAAGCTAGCCATGGAAACCGGCGCAGCCTTGCACGTTGTCCACTGTTGGTTCACGGAAGAAGACGGCAAGCAGGGGTGGGGAATGTCAGTATCGGATTCTCTTGAAGTGACCAGCTTGCAGGAAACCACTCAGCGTATTGCCGATGGCTTTGCGACGAACATCGCGATGCATCCGGAAGACTGGCATATGCTGCAACCACAGTGGATCGTCGATAAGCGAAGCCGGAAGACTAAAGACAAGAAAGGGTAG
- the pgsA gene encoding phosphatidylinositol phosphate synthase: MLSVHGRKPAAVVIEPVAKSLLRVGLTPNVVTVVGAIITVTIAVVLIPLDHLVWAAILSALFAAFDMVDGTMARLKGGGTAFGATLDASCDRITDGALFAAITFWLVYIDQAHPVTVAVSLVVVVASQIISYVKARGEAGGLKMVGGLIERPERLILGLGGLALEGFGVAYAIETALWVLAIGSLFTIVQRLHIASRDPQSNTRVAPPAGSKEAEQE, translated from the coding sequence ATGCTTAGCGTTCATGGCAGGAAACCCGCAGCGGTAGTCATCGAGCCGGTAGCCAAGTCACTACTTCGCGTTGGCCTGACTCCCAATGTGGTGACCGTGGTTGGGGCAATCATCACAGTGACGATTGCTGTGGTATTAATCCCGCTGGATCACTTGGTATGGGCCGCCATCCTCTCAGCCCTGTTCGCGGCTTTCGATATGGTCGACGGGACGATGGCTAGGCTCAAAGGGGGTGGCACGGCTTTCGGGGCTACCCTTGACGCCTCCTGCGACAGGATCACTGACGGTGCGCTCTTCGCCGCGATCACATTCTGGCTTGTTTATATTGATCAAGCCCATCCGGTAACCGTTGCGGTCTCACTGGTGGTTGTAGTGGCATCGCAAATCATCAGCTACGTCAAAGCCCGTGGCGAAGCCGGTGGCTTGAAGATGGTTGGTGGCCTCATAGAACGTCCCGAGCGACTCATCCTAGGCCTCGGTGGCCTTGCGCTGGAAGGGTTCGGAGTCGCGTATGCGATCGAGACGGCACTCTGGGTACTCGCTATCGGGTCTCTATTTACTATCGTCCAGCGACTACATATTGCCTCTCGCGACCCACAGTCCAACACTCGCGTCGCGCCGCCTGCTGGCAGCAAAGAAGCCGAACAGGAATAA
- the thrS gene encoding threonine--tRNA ligase: MANDVASPSITLTPFHVPAGTAVGAAMRELDLPNKGPDAIVCVMDAEGTLKDLAHVPETDGEFTPVPASSEEGRGVIRHSCAHVLAQAVQAEFPGTKLGIGPAIENGFYYDFDVKDPFTPEDLKTLEKRMKKIIKSGQKFVRGVYTSTEEAAEDLKNEPFKLELVQDKGNVDPDSDEATEVGAGELTYYANVNPRTNETEWHDLCRGPHVPTTRYIPAFALTRSSAAYWRGDQSNAGLQRVYGTAWETKEKLDEYQTMLAEAEKRDHRRLGAELDLFSFPDEIGSGFPVFHPNGGIIRLEMEEHSRRRHIEAGYSFVNTPHITKGELFKKSGHLDWYSDGMFPPMKLDGETDDEGNVTKQAQDYYAKPMNCPMHNLIFSSRGRSYRELPLRIFEFGTVYRYEKSGVIHGLTRARGFTQDDAHIYCTEEQLEDELTSVIEFIISLLKDYGLDDFYLELSTKDPEKFIGDDDVWERSTQILQNVAEKSGLELVPDPAGAAFYGPKISVQARDAIGRTWQMSTVQLDFNLPERFELEYTASDGTKKRPIMIHRALFGSIERFFGVLLEHYAGAFPAWLAPHQVMGIPVADDFAPHLDEVAKKLRAKGIRAEVDTSDDRMQKKIRTHTQNKIPFMLLAGARDVEADAVSFRFLDGSQVNGVPVDEAVTIIEGWIRERINEQPNEENIAARRG, encoded by the coding sequence ATGGCTAACGACGTAGCCTCGCCTTCCATCACTCTCACCCCCTTCCATGTTCCCGCAGGAACTGCAGTCGGCGCGGCGATGCGTGAATTAGATCTGCCGAACAAAGGCCCAGACGCAATCGTCTGTGTTATGGATGCAGAAGGAACCCTGAAGGATCTGGCGCACGTTCCAGAGACGGATGGCGAATTCACGCCTGTGCCTGCTTCGTCAGAAGAGGGGCGTGGCGTGATCCGCCACTCCTGTGCGCACGTGCTAGCGCAGGCGGTGCAAGCAGAATTCCCGGGCACCAAGTTGGGAATTGGCCCCGCGATTGAGAACGGTTTCTACTACGACTTCGATGTCAAAGATCCGTTCACTCCGGAAGATCTTAAGACGCTGGAAAAGCGCATGAAGAAGATAATTAAGTCAGGTCAGAAATTCGTTCGGGGGGTCTACACCTCGACCGAAGAAGCTGCCGAGGATCTCAAGAACGAGCCGTTCAAACTCGAACTCGTCCAGGACAAGGGCAATGTCGACCCAGATTCCGACGAAGCTACCGAAGTGGGCGCAGGCGAGCTTACCTACTATGCAAACGTCAATCCTCGAACCAACGAGACTGAGTGGCATGATCTCTGTCGCGGCCCACACGTACCGACGACCCGTTACATCCCAGCTTTCGCGTTGACCCGCTCGTCGGCAGCGTACTGGCGCGGCGATCAGTCCAACGCGGGGCTCCAGCGTGTGTACGGTACTGCATGGGAAACCAAAGAAAAGCTAGACGAGTACCAAACCATGCTCGCCGAGGCGGAGAAGCGTGACCACCGCCGACTGGGCGCAGAGCTTGACCTTTTCTCGTTCCCTGACGAGATCGGTTCTGGATTCCCTGTGTTCCACCCCAACGGCGGAATCATTCGCTTGGAGATGGAAGAGCACTCCCGTCGTCGCCACATTGAGGCCGGTTACTCGTTTGTAAACACTCCACACATCACCAAGGGTGAGTTGTTCAAGAAATCCGGGCACCTTGACTGGTATTCGGACGGCATGTTCCCGCCGATGAAGCTCGACGGTGAAACTGACGACGAAGGCAATGTCACCAAGCAGGCGCAGGATTACTATGCCAAGCCGATGAACTGCCCGATGCACAACTTGATCTTCTCGTCGCGCGGTCGTTCTTACCGAGAACTGCCGCTGCGCATCTTTGAGTTCGGTACCGTGTATCGCTACGAAAAGTCCGGCGTGATTCATGGTTTGACCCGCGCTCGTGGTTTTACGCAGGACGATGCCCACATCTATTGCACGGAAGAACAGCTTGAGGACGAACTCACCAGCGTGATTGAGTTCATCATTTCGCTGCTGAAGGACTACGGCCTGGACGACTTTTACTTGGAACTTTCCACGAAGGATCCAGAAAAGTTTATTGGCGATGATGACGTGTGGGAGCGGTCTACCCAGATTCTGCAAAACGTGGCAGAGAAATCTGGTCTTGAGCTCGTTCCTGACCCCGCTGGTGCGGCCTTCTATGGCCCGAAGATTTCCGTTCAGGCGCGAGACGCTATCGGCCGTACCTGGCAGATGTCTACCGTTCAGCTCGACTTCAATCTTCCCGAGCGTTTCGAGCTGGAGTACACCGCATCGGACGGCACGAAGAAGCGCCCGATTATGATTCACCGCGCGCTTTTTGGTTCCATCGAGCGCTTTTTCGGTGTGCTCTTGGAGCACTACGCCGGCGCCTTCCCAGCGTGGCTTGCACCGCACCAAGTTATGGGCATCCCGGTCGCTGACGACTTTGCGCCACATCTCGATGAGGTAGCGAAGAAGCTCCGTGCCAAGGGAATTCGTGCCGAAGTTGATACTTCCGACGATCGCATGCAGAAGAAGATTCGTACGCACACTCAGAACAAGATCCCATTCATGCTGCTGGCAGGCGCACGAGACGTCGAAGCTGACGCCGTCAGTTTCCGCTTCCTGGATGGATCGCAAGTTAATGGCGTGCCCGTTGACGAGGCAGTGACTATCATCGAGGGCTGGATTCGTGAACGAATCAACGAGCAACCGAATGAGGAGAACATTGCCGCGCGACGTGGGTAA
- a CDS encoding HIT family protein codes for MRRTLPRDVGNHGESEAEQLEAYTDTGVGQPDRLERLWAPYRAEYITQVPVDDEHSAHSSSDDPFVAAPEQSDEDALIVARGSFVYALMNLYPYNSGHLMVVPYRKVANLEDLTQDETAELMAFTKLAVRTLKHVSRPEAINVGFNLGKASGGSISDHLHLHIVPRWTGDANFMTVLGETKVLPQLLRDSHALLAEGWKEIVLADQLREEQRDA; via the coding sequence ATGAGGAGAACATTGCCGCGCGACGTGGGTAATCACGGTGAAAGTGAAGCAGAACAACTAGAGGCGTACACGGACACGGGCGTCGGCCAGCCGGATCGGTTGGAACGCCTGTGGGCGCCTTACCGGGCGGAGTACATCACCCAGGTCCCAGTGGATGATGAACACTCTGCTCATAGCTCAAGCGACGATCCATTTGTTGCTGCTCCCGAGCAGTCAGACGAAGACGCTTTGATTGTTGCCCGCGGAAGCTTCGTGTACGCCTTGATGAATCTGTACCCGTATAACTCGGGTCATCTCATGGTTGTGCCTTATCGTAAGGTCGCGAATCTTGAAGACCTCACCCAAGACGAGACGGCGGAGCTGATGGCCTTTACCAAGCTAGCTGTACGAACGCTGAAACACGTTTCGCGCCCAGAGGCAATTAACGTGGGGTTTAATCTTGGCAAAGCGTCCGGAGGTTCGATAAGCGATCACCTTCATCTGCACATTGTTCCGCGGTGGACTGGCGACGCCAATTTCATGACGGTTTTGGGCGAAACGAAGGTCCTGCCACAATTGCTCCGCGATTCCCATGCATTGCTCGCTGAAGGATGGAAAGAGATCGTGTTAGCAGATCAGCTGCGTGAGGAGCAACGCGATGCTTAG